The Arthrobacter russicus genome has a segment encoding these proteins:
- a CDS encoding ATP-binding protein, whose product MSARQEPERLHTAVLVSPATERRRLRKQRRQAAARLEAERRTAERESAQARADAARREQQATTLLPAAGETGTGALRTPGRFRLPRHQDTSATLAGAYPFVAEGGLGADGVFVGQDLYSGGSFVYDPWVLYARGLITAPNIVLAGIVGSGKSSLAKSLYTRSLPFGRRVYVPGDPKGEHTAVAEAVGGRAVVLGHGLSTRLNPLDEGHRPSGLSDEQWASTVASRRRDLIGALAETVLARALTPLEHTAIDLALTETVRANSVPILPMIVDRILDPGHDADERLAEDGRLVGHALRRLVAGDLAGLFDGPSTVRFDPSLPMISLDLSRVTENSTLISVLMTCSSAWMESALLDPNGGQRWVIYDEAWRLMSHPALLKRMDAHWRLARHYGIANMLLFHKLTDLDNVGDQGSAMRSLANSLLANAETRIVYRQESDQLGATAQALGLTGTEQKLLPGLGVGQGLWRIKDRSFVTQHQLHPAELELFRTDARYLQTGRGGAS is encoded by the coding sequence GTGAGCGCGCGACAGGAGCCGGAGCGGCTGCATACCGCGGTGCTCGTGTCTCCGGCTACGGAGCGGCGACGCCTGCGGAAGCAACGCCGCCAGGCCGCCGCGCGCCTGGAGGCCGAACGCCGCACCGCCGAGCGCGAGAGCGCCCAGGCAAGAGCCGACGCCGCGCGCCGCGAACAACAGGCCACCACCCTGCTGCCTGCCGCAGGAGAGACCGGAACTGGCGCACTGCGCACCCCGGGCCGGTTCCGCCTGCCCCGCCACCAGGACACCAGTGCGACGCTGGCGGGAGCGTATCCGTTCGTCGCGGAAGGGGGGCTCGGCGCGGACGGCGTGTTCGTCGGCCAAGACCTCTACTCCGGCGGGAGCTTCGTCTACGACCCGTGGGTGCTGTACGCGCGGGGGCTGATCACCGCTCCGAACATCGTGCTGGCCGGGATCGTCGGCTCCGGGAAGTCGTCGCTGGCGAAGTCGCTCTACACGCGCAGCCTGCCGTTCGGGCGGCGTGTGTATGTGCCGGGCGATCCCAAAGGCGAGCACACGGCCGTGGCCGAAGCCGTCGGCGGACGGGCGGTCGTGCTCGGCCACGGGCTGTCGACGCGCCTCAACCCGCTTGATGAGGGTCACCGGCCCAGCGGGCTCTCGGATGAGCAATGGGCGTCGACCGTCGCGTCGCGGCGGCGTGACCTGATCGGCGCGCTCGCGGAGACGGTGCTGGCCCGAGCGTTGACGCCGCTGGAGCACACGGCGATCGACCTCGCCCTCACCGAGACGGTGCGAGCGAATAGCGTCCCGATCCTTCCGATGATCGTCGACCGCATCCTCGACCCGGGGCACGACGCCGACGAACGTCTCGCCGAAGACGGGCGCCTGGTCGGTCACGCCCTGCGCCGCCTCGTCGCCGGTGACCTTGCGGGGCTGTTCGACGGCCCCTCGACGGTGCGGTTCGACCCGTCGTTGCCGATGATCTCCCTCGACCTATCCCGTGTCACGGAGAACTCCACGCTGATCTCGGTGCTGATGACCTGCTCGTCCGCATGGATGGAGTCCGCGCTCCTGGACCCCAACGGCGGGCAGCGGTGGGTCATCTACGACGAGGCATGGCGGCTCATGTCCCACCCCGCGCTGCTGAAACGGATGGACGCACACTGGCGGCTCGCGAGGCACTACGGCATCGCCAACATGCTGCTGTTCCACAAGCTCACCGACCTGGACAACGTCGGCGATCAAGGCTCCGCCATGAGAAGCCTCGCGAACTCGCTGCTCGCCAACGCCGAGACGCGGATCGTCTACCGGCAGGAATCCGACCAGCTCGGCGCGACCGCGCAGGCTCTCGGGCTGACGGGAACCGAGCAGAAACTCCTGCCCGGACTGGGCGTCGGGCAAGGGCTGTGGCGGATCAAGGACAGATCCTTCGTGACGCAACACCAGTTGCACCCCGCTGAGCTCGAACTCTTCCGGACAGACGCCCGCTACTTGCAGACCGGCCGGGGCGGTGCGTCATGA
- a CDS encoding TraM recognition domain-containing protein, translating into MSTPRPAGSLGDELTNFGIGILVAAALLAAVLRGAAALTAWITGLPQPTGGVEAGLGVLLHPLDPAVPLGAPGLNPIAYWATALILLAGTGMIGWSVWRLMREHGRASKSDPYRIAGIATRADVVRNASAKALLRRGSQLRPSVHKPAADDIAYLLGTSRGPGVWASVEDSILLIGPPRSGKGLHVVINMILDAPGAVVTTSTRPDNLTATLRARQAIGPVAVFDPQHLAEGLPAGLRWSPIRGCEDPLTAMIRAAGLAAGTGLSAGGVEGGGFWEGKTRTALQALLHAAALDHRQPAELFRWTLDPSAAADAVAILVGHPRAAAGWAESLQAMIDSDPRTRDSIWQGVSLALAALADPRVLDAVSPGPAEQFDPESFLRAKGTLYLLATGAGANNSSALVAAFVEDLVEAARHIAATSPGARLDPPLLLALDEVGNLAPLPSLPTLMAEGGGTGITTVPVLQSLAQAREKWSENAASAIWDASIVKIILGGASNSRDLNDLSTLIGERDEITDSTTVGDHGSRSAQRSIRRVAIMPPDTIRTLPFGTALVLLRSAPPIVTRLRAWTVRRDAKELRADRAGIERLLERPAPATGDVENAPVGQDEP; encoded by the coding sequence ATGAGCACTCCGAGACCCGCAGGGTCGCTCGGCGACGAGCTGACCAACTTCGGCATCGGCATCCTCGTCGCGGCCGCACTGCTGGCCGCGGTGCTGCGCGGCGCGGCCGCGCTGACCGCATGGATCACCGGGCTCCCGCAGCCGACGGGCGGCGTCGAGGCCGGCCTCGGCGTGCTGCTGCACCCCCTCGACCCCGCCGTCCCGCTGGGCGCCCCCGGGCTCAACCCGATCGCCTACTGGGCCACCGCGCTGATCCTCCTCGCCGGGACCGGGATGATCGGCTGGTCGGTGTGGCGCCTGATGCGCGAGCACGGGCGCGCATCGAAGAGCGACCCGTACCGCATCGCCGGGATCGCCACCCGCGCAGACGTCGTGCGGAACGCCTCGGCCAAGGCGTTGCTGCGTCGTGGCAGCCAGCTGCGCCCCTCGGTGCACAAGCCCGCCGCAGACGACATCGCCTACCTGCTCGGCACCTCACGAGGGCCGGGCGTGTGGGCGAGCGTCGAGGACTCCATCCTCCTCATCGGCCCGCCCCGCTCCGGCAAGGGCCTCCACGTGGTGATCAACATGATCCTCGACGCACCCGGCGCAGTCGTCACCACCTCGACACGACCCGATAACCTCACCGCGACCCTCCGCGCCCGTCAGGCGATCGGGCCCGTCGCGGTGTTCGACCCGCAGCACCTGGCCGAAGGCCTGCCTGCGGGGCTGCGATGGTCACCGATCCGCGGCTGCGAAGACCCGCTGACCGCGATGATCCGCGCCGCCGGACTCGCCGCAGGCACAGGCCTGTCCGCAGGCGGTGTGGAAGGAGGCGGGTTCTGGGAAGGCAAGACCCGCACAGCCCTGCAAGCCCTCCTACACGCTGCGGCTCTCGACCACCGGCAGCCGGCGGAACTGTTCCGCTGGACCCTCGACCCGTCGGCGGCGGCCGATGCGGTGGCGATCCTCGTCGGCCACCCCCGGGCGGCGGCCGGGTGGGCGGAGTCGTTGCAGGCAATGATCGACTCCGACCCCCGCACCCGCGACTCGATCTGGCAAGGCGTCTCCCTGGCGCTGGCCGCGCTCGCCGACCCGCGAGTGCTGGACGCGGTCTCACCGGGGCCTGCCGAGCAGTTCGATCCCGAGTCGTTCCTGCGCGCGAAGGGCACGCTGTATCTGCTGGCGACCGGTGCGGGCGCGAACAACAGCTCGGCGCTGGTGGCGGCCTTCGTGGAAGACCTCGTCGAGGCCGCCCGGCACATCGCCGCCACCAGCCCCGGGGCGCGCCTCGATCCGCCCCTGCTGCTGGCCCTCGATGAGGTCGGCAACCTGGCTCCGCTGCCGTCCCTTCCGACGTTGATGGCCGAAGGTGGCGGCACCGGGATCACCACCGTGCCCGTGCTGCAGTCGCTCGCGCAGGCACGGGAGAAGTGGTCGGAGAACGCGGCCAGTGCGATCTGGGACGCGTCGATCGTGAAGATCATCCTCGGTGGCGCGTCGAACTCGCGGGATCTGAACGACCTGTCGACGTTGATCGGCGAACGCGACGAGATCACCGACTCCACAACGGTCGGCGACCACGGCTCCCGGTCGGCACAACGGTCGATCCGGCGGGTGGCGATCATGCCGCCGGACACGATCAGGACCTTGCCGTTCGGCACTGCGCTCGTGCTGTTGCGCAGCGCCCCGCCGATCGTGACCCGCCTGCGCGCGTGGACGGTCCGCCGCGACGCGAAAGAGCTGCGTGCCGATCGGGCCGGTATCGAGCGGCTTCTCGAACGGCCCGCCCCCGCCACCGGTGATGTCGAGAACGCACCTGTCGGTCAGGACGAACCATAG
- a CDS encoding SNF2-related protein — MFDAAKPDWARERDELRALLADDEWEAAARTTINAHYTDPLIARQLWRALTALGFQGGAVLEPGSGAGTFIGLAPDSATMTGVELDPITAAISRGLYPHAEVRAESFADTRLPEAHFDAAIGNVPFSKVVLHDPVHNATKQSMHNHFILKSLRLTRPGGLVATLTSHFTMDAQSPGARREMNDLADLIGAIRLPTGAHRRAAGTEALTDLLIFRRREDGEPPADELWETVRTITLDGQPTKINAYFDEHPEQVLGELSVEQGMYGQASLKVTADVDRLENDLAGAIDALVFSARRGGLVMTERTAAQQSRRAAFTPSPPEAWDGSIVVQPGGAFATVAGGGLEPFAVPKSASKELTALLGLRDRATALLAMEAATVDDTEEITEARAALRRDYQKYLGAYGPLNRYGLRPTGRTNDAGDATYARIVPTPLRLLRSDPFGPLVLALEQFDDTDQTAHQAAILSRRVVAPRAEVQGVETPADAIAVSLDRTGRIDIALIADLLGMTDHEARPALDGLVFTDPVTGELVHAPAYLSGDVRAKLDDATSRAAEDPEFQRNVDALQSVLPEPLGVEDISARLGAVWISEQVHQDFLRELLRNPEVRVENPMPGMWEVRGGRQGLLSTSEWGTLRRPAPDIAQAVMEQKTILVYDEIEEADGTKRRVLNPVETAAAQEKAEALQERFAEWVWEDPARAADLVAEYNKRFNSIVLRDYTDAGDYLSLPGLAANFTPRPHQRAAVARMIAEPAAGLFHEVGAGKTAEMIMGAMEMRRMGLISKPVIVVPNHMLEQFGREWLQLYPQARVLAASSQELTADKRRLFVARASANDWDAVILTQGAFAKIPLRTETQQAYIRAQVEEVKGVLEHAEGEDRMSVKRVQRKLLALENKLKDRTDTSRDQGVCFEDTGIDYVVVDEMHMYKNLATESNIRDAAIDGSDRATDLHMKLEHLRSQGRERVVTGATATPISNSVTEAFVMQRYLRPDLLEKAGIGSFDAWAATFGQTVTQMEMAPTGNTFRMKTRFAKFQNVPEMLKLWSVFADVKTADDLQLPTPDLAARDDGARVPATVPVQPTVELEQYIESLGDRAEKVQNKQVTPDEDNMLTISTDGRKAALDIRMVLPSGGPSGPTKVDAAADAIFRVWEKTRDNEYLDTLTGQPSSVRGALQLVFSDIGTPNPDRWNAYDELHAQLVLRGMPGEAIRFMHEAKTDADKARLFAAARAGHIAVLVGSTEKMGVGTNVQARAVALYHLDCPWRPSDIAQREGRILRQGNQNPEVAIVRFVTERSFDSYMWQGVERKATFIAQLMRGRLDTREIEEIDSSALSAAEAKAISSGNPLLLEHSTVQNEVTRLRRLERAHQRNESMLVHTRDRARDDARRAQADIEGLEAAAPRVRDTGGDRFRMRLHGHNYDSRVDAGHALMAWARDSGFTSVPFYTSRDYGMIGSISGFDIRLSTHPMLRTLMVEVGLVGVPRSSFSMSREAFLDGATGLIQRIENRVSGIPTLLEQARSDRDIAQQSAAEAQARIGLPFKHATALTEAEEDLTRVEAQLAAMQDNGEPEPTATERASLTVEVVNAHRPALGIRSHPDRHPAAFEPKTPGAPVGRENGRNLGP, encoded by the coding sequence GTGTTCGACGCCGCGAAGCCGGACTGGGCGCGGGAGCGTGACGAGTTGCGCGCCCTGCTGGCGGATGACGAGTGGGAGGCGGCCGCCCGGACGACGATCAACGCCCACTACACCGACCCGCTGATCGCGCGGCAGCTGTGGCGCGCCCTCACCGCCCTGGGCTTCCAGGGCGGCGCCGTGCTCGAACCCGGATCGGGGGCGGGAACATTCATCGGCCTCGCCCCCGACAGCGCGACCATGACCGGCGTGGAGCTTGATCCGATCACCGCGGCGATCAGCCGGGGCCTCTACCCGCACGCAGAGGTGCGGGCGGAGTCGTTCGCAGATACGCGCCTCCCGGAAGCGCACTTCGACGCGGCGATCGGGAACGTGCCCTTCTCGAAAGTGGTGCTGCACGACCCGGTGCACAACGCCACCAAGCAATCGATGCACAACCACTTCATCCTCAAGTCGCTCCGGCTGACCCGCCCGGGCGGCCTGGTGGCGACGTTGACGTCGCACTTCACGATGGATGCGCAGAGCCCCGGCGCACGGCGAGAGATGAACGACCTCGCCGACCTCATCGGCGCGATCCGTCTCCCGACCGGCGCGCACCGCAGGGCGGCCGGAACCGAGGCGCTCACCGATCTGCTCATTTTCCGACGCCGCGAAGACGGCGAACCGCCGGCGGACGAGCTGTGGGAGACCGTGCGGACGATCACGCTGGATGGTCAGCCGACGAAGATCAACGCCTACTTCGACGAGCACCCCGAACAGGTCCTCGGGGAGCTCAGCGTCGAGCAGGGCATGTACGGTCAGGCTTCACTGAAGGTCACTGCGGACGTCGATCGGCTCGAAAATGACCTCGCTGGCGCGATCGATGCGCTCGTGTTCTCCGCGCGCCGAGGCGGGCTCGTCATGACCGAGCGCACCGCTGCGCAGCAATCGCGTCGGGCAGCGTTCACCCCGTCGCCGCCGGAGGCGTGGGACGGCAGCATCGTCGTCCAGCCCGGCGGCGCCTTCGCGACCGTCGCGGGCGGCGGGCTGGAGCCGTTCGCGGTGCCGAAGTCCGCCAGCAAGGAGCTGACCGCGCTACTCGGGCTGCGCGATCGCGCGACCGCGCTGCTGGCGATGGAAGCGGCGACCGTCGATGACACCGAGGAGATCACCGAGGCGCGCGCGGCCTTGCGGCGCGACTATCAGAAGTACCTCGGCGCCTATGGACCGCTGAACAGGTACGGGCTGCGCCCGACCGGCCGCACGAACGACGCCGGTGACGCCACGTACGCGCGCATCGTCCCGACCCCGCTGCGCCTGCTGCGATCCGACCCGTTCGGCCCCCTCGTCCTGGCTCTGGAGCAGTTCGACGACACCGACCAGACGGCGCACCAGGCAGCGATCCTCTCGCGCCGGGTCGTCGCACCGCGCGCGGAGGTACAGGGCGTGGAGACCCCCGCCGACGCGATCGCGGTGAGCCTGGACAGAACCGGGCGTATCGACATCGCCCTCATCGCCGACCTGCTCGGCATGACCGACCACGAGGCGCGGCCCGCACTCGACGGGCTCGTGTTCACCGATCCGGTCACAGGCGAGCTGGTGCACGCGCCCGCATATCTCTCCGGCGACGTCCGAGCCAAGCTCGATGACGCGACCTCCCGCGCTGCGGAAGACCCGGAGTTCCAGAGGAACGTCGACGCGCTCCAGAGCGTTCTGCCCGAGCCGCTGGGAGTGGAGGACATCTCGGCGCGACTGGGGGCGGTGTGGATCAGCGAGCAGGTTCACCAAGACTTCCTTCGCGAGCTGCTGCGAAACCCCGAAGTGCGGGTGGAGAACCCGATGCCGGGCATGTGGGAAGTCCGCGGCGGACGCCAAGGCCTGCTGTCGACATCTGAATGGGGTACGTTGCGCCGCCCGGCGCCGGATATCGCGCAGGCGGTGATGGAGCAGAAGACGATCCTCGTCTACGACGAGATCGAGGAGGCGGACGGGACGAAGAGGCGGGTCCTCAACCCGGTCGAGACCGCCGCGGCGCAGGAGAAGGCCGAGGCGTTGCAGGAGCGTTTCGCCGAATGGGTGTGGGAAGACCCGGCCCGCGCCGCCGACCTGGTCGCCGAGTACAACAAGCGGTTCAACAGCATCGTGCTGCGCGACTACACCGATGCGGGCGACTACCTGTCCCTGCCAGGGCTGGCGGCGAACTTCACGCCGCGCCCGCACCAGCGTGCTGCGGTCGCCCGCATGATCGCGGAACCTGCCGCGGGGCTGTTCCACGAGGTCGGGGCGGGGAAGACGGCAGAGATGATCATGGGCGCGATGGAGATGCGCCGCATGGGTCTCATCTCTAAGCCGGTCATCGTCGTGCCGAATCACATGCTCGAGCAGTTCGGGCGGGAATGGTTGCAGCTGTACCCGCAGGCGCGAGTACTCGCCGCGTCCAGCCAGGAACTCACGGCGGACAAGCGGCGCCTGTTCGTCGCCCGCGCGTCGGCGAACGACTGGGACGCGGTGATCCTCACGCAAGGGGCGTTCGCGAAGATCCCGCTGCGCACCGAGACGCAGCAGGCGTACATCCGCGCCCAGGTCGAAGAGGTCAAGGGCGTGCTGGAGCACGCCGAGGGCGAGGACCGGATGAGCGTCAAGCGCGTGCAGCGAAAGCTCCTCGCTCTGGAGAACAAGCTCAAAGACCGCACCGACACCAGCCGCGACCAAGGGGTGTGCTTCGAGGACACGGGCATCGACTACGTGGTGGTCGACGAGATGCATATGTACAAGAACCTCGCCACCGAGTCGAACATCCGCGACGCCGCGATCGACGGCTCCGACCGCGCCACGGACCTGCATATGAAGCTCGAACACCTCCGCTCCCAAGGCCGCGAACGCGTGGTCACCGGCGCCACTGCCACGCCGATCAGCAACAGCGTGACCGAAGCGTTCGTGATGCAGCGCTACCTGCGCCCCGATCTGCTGGAGAAGGCGGGCATCGGGTCGTTCGACGCCTGGGCGGCCACGTTCGGGCAGACCGTGACGCAGATGGAGATGGCCCCGACCGGGAACACGTTCCGGATGAAGACCCGGTTCGCGAAGTTCCAGAACGTGCCAGAGATGCTCAAGCTCTGGTCGGTGTTCGCCGACGTGAAGACCGCCGACGACCTGCAACTCCCGACGCCCGACCTCGCGGCACGGGACGACGGCGCGCGGGTGCCGGCGACGGTCCCGGTGCAGCCCACCGTGGAACTGGAGCAATACATCGAATCCCTCGGTGATCGCGCGGAGAAGGTGCAGAACAAGCAAGTCACTCCGGACGAAGACAACATGCTCACCATCAGCACAGACGGGCGCAAGGCCGCACTCGACATCCGTATGGTGCTCCCATCCGGAGGGCCGTCGGGGCCGACGAAGGTGGACGCCGCCGCGGACGCGATCTTCCGTGTGTGGGAAAAGACACGCGACAACGAGTACCTCGACACCCTCACCGGGCAGCCCTCATCCGTGCGCGGCGCGTTGCAGCTGGTGTTCTCTGACATCGGCACCCCCAACCCCGACAGGTGGAACGCCTACGACGAACTCCACGCTCAGCTTGTGCTGCGCGGCATGCCCGGCGAGGCGATCCGGTTCATGCACGAAGCGAAGACCGACGCCGACAAGGCCCGACTGTTCGCCGCCGCACGCGCCGGGCACATCGCCGTGCTGGTCGGGTCGACCGAGAAGATGGGCGTCGGTACGAACGTGCAGGCCAGGGCCGTCGCGCTCTATCACCTCGACTGCCCCTGGCGCCCGTCCGATATCGCCCAGCGGGAGGGTCGCATCCTCCGGCAAGGAAACCAGAACCCCGAGGTCGCGATCGTCCGGTTCGTCACCGAGCGGTCCTTCGACTCGTATATGTGGCAGGGCGTCGAGCGGAAGGCCACATTCATCGCGCAGCTGATGCGGGGCCGCCTCGACACCCGCGAGATAGAGGAGATCGACTCCTCCGCCCTCTCGGCAGCGGAGGCGAAGGCGATCAGCTCCGGCAACCCGCTGCTGCTGGAGCACTCGACCGTCCAGAACGAAGTCACGCGCCTACGCCGGCTGGAACGCGCGCACCAACGCAACGAGTCCATGCTCGTGCACACCCGGGATCGTGCCCGCGATGATGCCCGACGAGCTCAAGCCGACATCGAAGGGCTGGAGGCCGCCGCACCGCGCGTCCGGGATACCGGCGGCGACCGGTTCCGGATGCGACTGCACGGCCACAACTACGACTCTCGCGTCGACGCCGGCCATGCCCTCATGGCTTGGGCACGGGACTCAGGCTTCACGTCGGTGCCCTTCTACACGAGTCGCGACTACGGCATGATCGGGTCGATCAGCGGATTCGACATCCGCCTGTCGACGCACCCGATGCTCAGAACGCTGATGGTCGAGGTCGGTCTCGTCGGGGTTCCTCGCAGTAGCTTCAGCATGTCCCGGGAAGCGTTTCTGGACGGCGCAACCGGACTCATCCAACGCATCGAGAACCGTGTCTCCGGCATCCCCACCCTGCTCGAGCAGGCACGCAGCGACCGTGACATCGCACAGCAGTCAGCCGCAGAAGCGCAGGCGAGGATTGGCCTGCCCTTCAAGCATGCGACCGCGCTCACCGAAGCCGAGGAAGACCTCACCCGCGTCGAGGCACAGCTCGCCGCGATGCAGGACAATGGCGAACCTGAGCCGACCGCCACCGAGCGGGCGTCACTGACCGTGGAAGTCGTGAACGCCCACAGGCCCGCACTCGGCATACGTTCACATCCGGATCGTCATCCGGCGGCATTCGAGCCCAAGACTCCCGGCGCTCCAGTCGGGCGCGAGAACGGCCGAAACCTCGGCCCGTGA
- a CDS encoding single-stranded DNA-binding protein, whose amino-acid sequence MTITTKPSVSGFIATTPRRSETREGRTKFYARFAQSHAQRNDDGTFTQLDSSFSNIVAYGEAAEWALANLQKGDAFIAQGNERSYTQQRDGQAVEGEEFIANKISHDPARHPYVVDRTPRASRGQERQVSSPLDDPFNAPRPQTQAAPALGR is encoded by the coding sequence ATGACCATCACCACGAAGCCGTCCGTTTCGGGGTTCATCGCGACGACGCCCCGACGGTCGGAGACACGCGAGGGCAGGACGAAGTTCTACGCCCGGTTCGCGCAGTCGCACGCGCAGCGCAACGACGACGGCACCTTCACGCAGCTCGACTCGAGCTTCAGCAACATCGTCGCGTACGGCGAGGCCGCGGAGTGGGCGCTGGCGAACCTGCAGAAAGGGGACGCCTTCATTGCCCAGGGCAACGAGCGCTCCTACACGCAGCAGCGTGACGGGCAGGCGGTCGAGGGCGAGGAGTTCATCGCGAACAAGATCAGCCATGATCCGGCTCGTCACCCCTACGTCGTCGACCGCACGCCACGCGCGAGCCGGGGTCAGGAGCGCCAGGTGTCGTCGCCGCTCGATGACCCCTTCAACGCGCCGCGTCCGCAGACCCAGGCAGCGCCCGCACTCGGGCGCTGA
- a CDS encoding DUF6349 family protein: protein MADRIGGQLAFDFDELAREDARASLGEWSGAPLHFTTDYYPPRELDEAFAHWCFLNTHFDSYASSHMWHRAITIPGDMTVGDSEHTASTFTAELRPRVAQEGPGGLLTQLICEPCEWHAISGDENHAVEAWHDHAFPGWRDLPVIPAQIRVRSESGLTKLATAWIAEHYPVEAQVPGAPIITERASHGTRHVAGYSPWGGYDLSATALDRPAPPSTSPKRSPARALPQPLPPAAGPARPGHVLGA, encoded by the coding sequence ATGGCTGATCGGATAGGCGGGCAGCTGGCGTTCGACTTCGACGAGCTGGCTCGAGAGGATGCGCGCGCCAGTCTCGGCGAGTGGTCGGGCGCGCCTTTGCACTTCACGACGGACTACTACCCGCCGCGTGAGCTGGATGAGGCGTTCGCACACTGGTGCTTCCTGAACACGCACTTCGATTCCTACGCGAGCAGCCATATGTGGCACCGCGCTATCACGATTCCCGGCGACATGACGGTCGGTGACAGCGAGCACACGGCCTCGACGTTCACTGCGGAGCTGCGACCCCGTGTCGCGCAGGAGGGGCCCGGTGGGTTGCTCACGCAGCTGATCTGCGAGCCCTGCGAGTGGCATGCGATCAGCGGGGATGAGAATCACGCTGTCGAAGCGTGGCACGATCACGCGTTCCCCGGCTGGCGCGACCTTCCGGTGATCCCTGCGCAGATCCGGGTGCGGTCCGAGTCCGGGTTGACGAAGCTCGCAACGGCGTGGATCGCAGAGCACTATCCGGTTGAGGCGCAGGTGCCGGGCGCGCCGATCATCACGGAGCGCGCCTCGCACGGAACGCGCCACGTGGCCGGCTACTCGCCGTGGGGAGGCTACGACCTCTCCGCTACTGCGCTCGATCGTCCCGCACCGCCATCGACATCTCCGAAGCGTTCTCCCGCTCGCGCGCTCCCTCAGCCATTGCCGCCCGCGGCTGGCCCTGCACGGCCCGGGCATGTCCTCGGCGCATGA
- a CDS encoding sulfate permease, giving the protein MILAASIFIRGFLRVWMPSNIVLDLIRTRRGLKWGVPGMLLAAPYFAIAYWCTTAIEAGAPGWLNLIVLVCLWSALKFLIMGPISLILLAKTRLRERGQQRRVGRMVRQTTAESA; this is encoded by the coding sequence ATGATCCTGGCTGCCAGTATTTTCATCCGTGGGTTCTTGCGGGTGTGGATGCCGAGCAACATCGTCCTCGACCTCATCCGCACGCGCAGGGGCCTCAAGTGGGGCGTCCCCGGGATGCTCCTCGCCGCTCCGTACTTCGCGATCGCCTACTGGTGCACTACCGCCATCGAGGCGGGCGCGCCCGGATGGCTCAACCTGATCGTGCTGGTCTGCCTCTGGTCGGCACTCAAGTTCCTCATCATGGGCCCCATCAGCCTCATCCTTCTAGCGAAAACACGACTCCGCGAGCGCGGCCAGCAGCGGCGTGTGGGCCGTATGGTACGCCAGACCACCGCCGAGTCTGCGTAG
- a CDS encoding tyrosine-type recombinase/integrase, with the protein MPRPKKQPGELGRVSVQQYRERFRADTRIRDGEGRAHHVQGWGPSPEAAQDDLQRKAHLIWGGVFQQVDPAGTVEQLAVAWLLDLRRNRQWDEADPQPGKIKPQSIDRYEGTLHSTIKPLLWGVKITSLTPARIYNFLHEVARTKSNHEALMARSVLAGMFDLAILHGVVSPGASPVPSVRTLAIHRPASKLIALTDDDLAVIIQLVLAWEQNRGSKTGKRPDVRLLADLLILTNRLTIRLSEALALRREDVVLRPNKQSVLTEHVWINGTMTHTDEKGLYRQSELKGKGQERLIEVVNTDVHAVLKRRMADSLGDLLFVTRAGKGMYPERPQALARRFRAAHKEELDAIGVPQEMFVYRSMRKSAAAALGADTAQQVLAHESKRTTTQHYTGREEKIVGAESLLALSGSIEHRDCQP; encoded by the coding sequence ATGCCCAGGCCGAAGAAGCAGCCGGGTGAGCTCGGCAGGGTTAGTGTCCAGCAGTACCGGGAGCGGTTCCGCGCCGACACCCGCATTCGTGACGGCGAAGGTCGAGCACACCACGTGCAGGGGTGGGGTCCTTCCCCGGAAGCCGCGCAAGACGACCTGCAGCGCAAGGCCCACCTCATCTGGGGCGGCGTCTTCCAGCAGGTCGACCCGGCCGGGACGGTCGAGCAGCTCGCCGTCGCCTGGTTGCTGGATCTCCGGCGGAATCGGCAATGGGACGAGGCCGACCCGCAGCCGGGCAAGATCAAGCCGCAGTCGATCGATCGCTATGAGGGAACACTGCACAGCACGATCAAGCCGCTGCTCTGGGGAGTGAAGATCACGTCGTTGACGCCGGCGCGCATCTACAACTTCCTCCACGAGGTAGCCCGCACGAAATCGAATCACGAGGCCTTGATGGCTCGCAGCGTGCTCGCCGGCATGTTCGACCTAGCGATTCTGCACGGTGTCGTCTCGCCAGGAGCCAGTCCGGTGCCCTCAGTAAGGACACTCGCCATCCACCGCCCAGCCTCGAAGCTGATTGCGTTGACTGACGACGACCTCGCGGTGATCATCCAGCTCGTCCTGGCGTGGGAGCAGAATCGTGGAAGCAAGACCGGGAAGCGACCCGACGTGCGCCTCCTCGCCGATCTCCTCATACTCACGAACCGCCTGACCATCCGGCTCTCCGAAGCCCTGGCACTCCGGCGCGAAGACGTCGTGCTCCGCCCGAACAAGCAGAGTGTCCTCACCGAGCACGTCTGGATCAACGGCACGATGACCCACACGGACGAAAAGGGTCTCTACAGACAGTCCGAGCTGAAGGGCAAAGGCCAGGAGAGACTGATCGAGGTCGTGAACACCGATGTGCACGCCGTGCTCAAGCGGCGGATGGCCGACTCCCTCGGCGATCTGCTGTTCGTCACACGCGCCGGAAAGGGGATGTACCCCGAGCGCCCACAAGCGCTGGCGCGCAGGTTCCGAGCGGCACACAAGGAGGAGCTGGACGCTATCGGCGTGCCGCAGGAGATGTTCGTCTACCGCTCGATGCGAAAGTCTGCTGCGGCTGCGCTCGGCGCCGACACCGCTCAGCAGGTCCTCGCGCACGAGAGCAAGCGGACGACGACACAGCACTACACCGGCAGAGAGGAGAAGATCGTCGGCGCCGAGTCGCTGCTAGCTTTGAGCGGCTCGATCGAGCACCGCGACTGCCAACCGTAG